In Candidatus Nitronauta litoralis, one DNA window encodes the following:
- a CDS encoding phosphate ABC transporter substrate-binding protein encodes MPKQPAHFLFSNTFPGALTGVIALSFLFLVTSSFAGTLIRSGGSTTVLPVVSKAAARYNGLNPEVQVTVSGGGSGVGIQGAGSGLLDIGLASREMTPEEVKKFKQQGLKVHVIGRDAVACVVSSEIYKAGVTALTREQIRAIYEGRIRNWQDVGGPDSRIVVIDKERHRGTRHVFMNYIFGNPKARARGVRLVTGSNNEEQAKIAQSNAAIGMLSFAWMNEEVRGLDLIEGDRIIQPTQDNVENGTYPIVRNLNMLLSEKANLESRKFLEFVLSESGQSIVADLHYIPARKTEGSHLAGKVPGL; translated from the coding sequence ATGCCAAAACAGCCTGCTCATTTCCTGTTTTCAAACACTTTCCCTGGCGCACTCACGGGGGTTATCGCCCTTTCTTTCTTATTCCTGGTGACTTCATCTTTTGCCGGAACTCTGATTCGATCTGGTGGTTCAACCACGGTTCTGCCTGTCGTTTCCAAGGCGGCAGCCCGCTATAACGGGTTAAATCCTGAAGTTCAGGTTACAGTCAGTGGCGGTGGTTCGGGGGTGGGTATTCAAGGGGCAGGGAGTGGCCTGTTGGATATCGGACTGGCGTCGCGTGAAATGACTCCTGAAGAAGTTAAGAAATTTAAACAACAGGGCCTTAAAGTGCATGTGATCGGACGCGATGCAGTGGCATGCGTTGTATCCTCCGAGATTTATAAAGCAGGTGTAACGGCATTGACTCGTGAACAGATCCGGGCGATCTATGAAGGACGCATCCGCAACTGGCAGGATGTAGGAGGGCCGGACAGCCGTATTGTGGTTATCGATAAGGAGCGACATCGCGGGACGCGGCATGTCTTCATGAATTATATTTTTGGCAACCCTAAAGCACGTGCCCGGGGAGTCCGGCTGGTTACCGGCTCCAATAACGAAGAGCAGGCGAAAATCGCGCAAAGCAACGCCGCTATTGGAATGTTGTCTTTTGCCTGGATGAACGAAGAGGTTCGTGGACTTGATCTGATTGAAGGGGACCGAATCATCCAGCCTACTCAGGACAATGTGGAAAATGGGACCTATCCCATTGTCCGCAACCTGAATATGTTACTTTCTGAAAAAGCTAACCTTGAATCCCGAAAGTTTCTGGAATTTGTTTTGAGCGAGAGCGGCCAGTCGATAGTGGCTGATCTCCACTATATTCCTGCCCGTAAAACCGAAGGTTCCCATCTGGCGGGAAAAGTCCCCGGTTTGTAA
- a CDS encoding sel1 repeat family protein produces MKSNSRSQKKEVSWSKSSETRFLVRACTGSSEGQSRSMDSRLMGALTPRRVRSWYRQAKQGNPVAQFNLGVMRTTGYGEGTDYREAFRWFRKSAAQDYAPAQTYLGILYEQGFGVSRDQEKALHWYRRAAQKNHLEARFNLALMYLNKGCGNLSQRNIFELFQELAEEGLADAQNQLGLLYETGQGTEINMEQAAHWYGEAAEQQHAEGLYNLAELYETGSGVTRNAEEAARLYHLSCEAGCELAEFKLGTLYYSGEGVAQDPQKALYWMCEAVSQEDSRAREFLEFIDLAQSPKPEDLFARGQAMFDQQEFSQAVLWWRRAAMLGHPEAQLQLGRLLEQGIGTSLDLEEAVHWFEEASRQGINDADFHLGVLTFLGVGIPQNFEGARDHLERAVNCGYSHAGVLLGIIQENGLAGPVSLENAFSRYRFAAEAGDPFGQYHLGRALYHGIGTTPDFGAARYWYEQAAEQNNSLGQYNLGRMLKNGQGGSGDNGKAIALFHEAAEQGHDYGQFQLGEIYRIGKGSTRDRVQGFFWMKRAALQGNPHAQCMLGEMYLEGDGCHPNAREAARWLRKAAVQGMKRAQSRLGTLLFSGRGMDKDFDEAAYWFRRGTGSETNSSENFSGNGLNVDVEWLAKVAANGSRKAQTQLGLRYEKNGVKGEAHYSRAMEWYRRASEAGCDEAMYRLGRLYYLGLGSRKDTNTAFQLFSQAAERGLADAQFSLARLYLEGAGTEADPRQAFTWFQQAAEQGHPEAQHRLGFLYRTGRGIAPNPKLSQRWFYRAADRGFLPAWASLNQTIFT; encoded by the coding sequence ATGAAATCAAATTCCAGATCACAAAAAAAAGAAGTCTCCTGGAGTAAATCCTCTGAAACCCGGTTTCTTGTTCGTGCCTGTACAGGTTCTTCAGAAGGGCAGTCCAGGTCAATGGACTCACGTCTGATGGGAGCCTTGACCCCGCGCCGGGTTCGCTCGTGGTACAGGCAGGCCAAACAGGGTAACCCGGTGGCACAGTTCAACCTGGGTGTGATGCGCACCACAGGATATGGCGAGGGTACTGATTACCGGGAAGCTTTTCGCTGGTTCAGGAAGTCTGCAGCCCAGGATTACGCCCCGGCACAAACTTATCTTGGAATTTTATATGAGCAGGGGTTTGGCGTTTCCCGCGATCAGGAAAAAGCATTGCACTGGTATCGGAGGGCTGCCCAGAAAAACCACCTTGAAGCGCGATTCAACCTGGCGCTCATGTATTTGAATAAAGGATGCGGAAATTTAAGCCAGCGCAATATTTTTGAATTGTTTCAGGAGTTAGCGGAAGAAGGATTGGCTGATGCTCAAAACCAGCTGGGTCTTTTATATGAAACTGGGCAGGGAACTGAAATAAATATGGAGCAAGCCGCTCACTGGTATGGGGAGGCTGCAGAGCAACAACATGCTGAGGGGCTGTACAATCTTGCAGAACTATATGAAACCGGCAGCGGTGTGACCCGGAATGCGGAAGAAGCGGCACGGTTGTACCATCTTTCCTGTGAAGCGGGTTGCGAGTTGGCCGAATTCAAACTGGGCACACTTTATTATTCCGGAGAAGGAGTCGCGCAGGATCCCCAAAAGGCGCTTTACTGGATGTGTGAAGCTGTGAGTCAGGAAGATTCAAGAGCGCGCGAATTCCTGGAGTTCATTGACCTTGCACAATCTCCTAAACCGGAAGATTTGTTCGCACGGGGTCAGGCGATGTTTGACCAGCAGGAATTCAGCCAGGCCGTCTTGTGGTGGAGAAGGGCAGCGATGCTGGGTCATCCTGAAGCTCAATTGCAACTGGGACGCTTGTTGGAACAGGGAATAGGGACTTCACTTGATCTGGAAGAAGCTGTCCACTGGTTTGAGGAGGCATCTCGCCAGGGAATAAATGATGCTGATTTTCACCTGGGTGTTTTGACATTCCTGGGTGTGGGGATTCCCCAGAATTTTGAAGGGGCAAGAGACCATCTGGAACGTGCTGTCAATTGCGGTTATTCGCATGCGGGAGTTCTGTTGGGCATCATCCAGGAAAATGGTCTTGCAGGTCCGGTGTCTCTTGAAAATGCTTTTTCACGATACCGTTTTGCCGCAGAAGCTGGAGATCCCTTTGGGCAATATCATCTTGGCCGGGCACTTTACCATGGTATCGGGACCACACCGGATTTTGGTGCAGCCCGTTACTGGTATGAACAAGCGGCCGAGCAAAATAACTCTTTGGGACAATACAATCTGGGCCGGATGCTTAAAAATGGGCAAGGTGGAAGTGGAGATAATGGAAAAGCCATCGCGCTGTTCCACGAAGCGGCAGAGCAAGGCCATGACTACGGGCAATTTCAGCTCGGAGAAATTTATCGTATAGGAAAAGGTTCGACCCGGGACAGGGTTCAGGGATTTTTCTGGATGAAAAGGGCCGCACTGCAAGGGAACCCGCATGCTCAATGCATGTTGGGTGAAATGTATCTTGAGGGGGATGGTTGTCATCCCAATGCCCGCGAGGCTGCCCGCTGGCTCCGGAAGGCCGCAGTGCAGGGAATGAAGAGAGCGCAAAGCCGTTTAGGCACACTCCTTTTTTCCGGACGGGGTATGGATAAAGATTTTGATGAGGCGGCCTACTGGTTTCGCCGGGGAACCGGGAGCGAAACAAATAGTAGTGAAAACTTTTCGGGCAACGGTCTCAATGTGGATGTCGAATGGCTGGCAAAAGTGGCTGCCAATGGGTCGCGAAAAGCTCAGACCCAACTTGGTCTCAGATATGAAAAAAATGGTGTGAAGGGTGAAGCTCATTATTCCAGAGCCATGGAGTGGTATCGTCGGGCATCTGAAGCTGGATGCGATGAAGCGATGTATCGGTTGGGTCGACTTTATTATCTGGGGCTTGGTTCCAGAAAAGATACAAATACAGCGTTCCAACTATTTTCACAAGCGGCTGAGCGTGGTCTTGCCGATGCCCAATTTTCTCTGGCCCGGTTATATCTTGAAGGGGCGGGAACTGAGGCTGACCCACGACAAGCATTCACCTGGTTCCAGCAGGCAGCCGAACAGGGGCACCCGGAAGCCCAACACCGATTGGGATTCCTCTACCGCACAGGCAGGGGGATTGCTCCGAATCCCAAGCTGTCACAACGATGGTTTTACCGTGCCGCTGATCGTGGCTTCCTACCCGCCTGGGCCAGTCTAAACCAGACTATTTTCACCTGA
- the pstC gene encoding phosphate ABC transporter permease subunit PstC yields MQFLVDPEVNWKHPVVWVTGLAATLASGSVILLFLFLVVQGFPVFAEFGFGFFSGGDWLPGESYSVLPLVYGSLIVTALALVWVMPPALGCALYSSEYLPPSWRRVVKAMMELLSGVPGILFGLLGVSFLAVWVKDIFGLIDGNTLLTASFLLAAMILPTIMTLAEDALRAVPSEYRETARALGLTSSEITFGVVLPQALPGVAGAVLLGLGRAMGETVAVMLVIGGLDLIPEPWFDITQPGQSIPSKLGREAAEALGSGMHWNALIASGLVLFLMVIVISLIGTRLLKRKTA; encoded by the coding sequence ATGCAATTTTTGGTCGATCCGGAAGTCAATTGGAAACACCCCGTCGTTTGGGTGACCGGATTGGCAGCCACGCTGGCTTCGGGTTCTGTAATCCTCCTGTTTCTTTTTCTGGTCGTTCAAGGTTTCCCTGTGTTCGCTGAATTCGGTTTTGGATTTTTTTCCGGTGGAGATTGGTTGCCCGGTGAGAGTTACAGTGTATTGCCACTGGTTTACGGATCTCTCATTGTTACAGCCCTGGCGCTGGTATGGGTGATGCCTCCTGCTTTGGGTTGTGCTCTTTACTCCTCTGAGTATCTTCCTCCCAGTTGGCGCCGTGTGGTCAAGGCTATGATGGAACTTCTTTCCGGGGTTCCAGGCATTTTGTTTGGGCTTCTGGGCGTTTCATTTTTGGCCGTCTGGGTCAAAGATATTTTTGGACTGATTGATGGCAATACATTGTTAACGGCTTCTTTCCTTTTAGCGGCGATGATTCTGCCAACGATCATGACCCTGGCCGAAGATGCCTTACGTGCTGTTCCTTCTGAATATCGCGAAACCGCGCGGGCTCTTGGTCTGACTTCCTCGGAAATTACTTTTGGCGTGGTGTTGCCTCAAGCCCTGCCCGGTGTGGCAGGGGCTGTATTGTTAGGACTCGGCCGGGCTATGGGAGAGACGGTGGCCGTTATGCTTGTTATAGGGGGGCTGGACTTAATCCCAGAACCCTGGTTTGACATCACCCAACCGGGTCAGAGTATTCCCTCCAAACTTGGTCGTGAAGCCGCTGAAGCGTTGGGTTCAGGCATGCACTGGAATGCTCTGATTGCTTCCGGCTTGGTATTGTTTTTAATGGTAATTGTGATCAGCCTGATAGGGACACGATTGCTAAAAAGGAAAACAGCATGA